The Dysidea avara chromosome 13, odDysAvar1.4, whole genome shotgun sequence genome includes a region encoding these proteins:
- the LOC136242788 gene encoding uncharacterized protein: MASLRFQGQTKPTEQQYIDEDEQKKIIAEYEKQDEQLSRKARLGVGLLVAVLSIVNLLCAVLEWISPNYVPFHSIFRDLYPIWTISFVHVLSSSGHVLCYIGAFYCNHLYVNIGVLTSILVPFYWMYGLYLWNKLMSEEIWLAVVNPMTLLLCWYMRYLSSSLKPDIAKLKNFTYKYKAV; this comes from the exons ATGGCTTCGTTGAGATTTCAGGGGCAAACGAAGCCAACAGAACAGCAGTACATTGATGAGGATG AGCAGAAAAAGATCATAGCTGAGTACGAGAAACAAGACGAACAGCTGTCGAGAAAAGCTAGA TTAGGTGTGGGTCTGCTGGTCGCTGTGTTGTCTATTGTTAATCTGCTCTGTGCTGTATTGGAATGGATATCTCCAAATTATGTACCTTTCCATTCTATTTTCCGAGATCTCTATCCCATTTGGACGATCA GTTTTGTTCATGTATTATCATCTTCAGGTCATGTGCTATGCTATATTGGAGCTTTTTATTG CAACCATCTCTATGTTAATATCGGTGTACTGACATCAATATTGGTACCCTTTTATTGGATGTATGGTCTTTATCTGTGGAACAAATTAATG AGTGAAGAGATATGGCTGGCTGTTGTCAACCCAATGACACTGCTACTATGCTG GTACATGCGTTATCTTAGCAGTTCACTGAAGCCAGACATCGCCAAGTTAAAGAACTTCACTTACAAATACAAAGCAGTATGA
- the LOC136242787 gene encoding protein RER1-like, translating to MSTPEVTTSSDSSSGWSPGVVTGISQRYQKFLDDITRYRMVRWVVACLLVVVYAIRVYLLQGWHIISYALAIYILNLFILFLSPKIDPAFEDDDWESEGPSLPTKATEEFRPFIRRLPEFKFWHNLTRGVLFALLLTCFEMFNIPVFWPILVLYFILLFTVTMKRQITHMIKYRYLPFSYGKRRYKGKEDTGHVIQQ from the exons ATGTCAACCCCTGAAG TAACAACCAGTAGCGATTCATCGTCGGGATGGTCACCTGGGGTGGTAACTGGAATATCACAG CGTTACCAGAAGTTCCTAGATGACATAACACGTTATCGGATGGTACGTTGGGTGGTAGCATGTCTATTGGTAGTGGTATATGCTATCAGAGTGTACCTGCTGCAG GGTTGGCATATCATCTCCTATGCACTAGCAATTTACATCttgaatttatttattttatttttatcacCAAAAATTGATCCAGCATTCGAAGACGACGATTGGGAATCAG AGGGTCCTTCACTCCCCACAAAGGCCACAGAAGAGTTCAGACCATTTATAAGAAGATTACCAGAATTCAAATTTTG GCACAACCTGACTAGAGGGGTGCTGTTTGCACTGCTATTGACATGTTTTGAGATGTTCAACATCCCTGTGTTCTGGCCCATCCTAGTGCTGTACTTCATCTTGCTCTTTACTGTCACTATGAAGAGGCAAATTACA CACATGATCAAATACAGGTACCTGCCATTCTCCTATGGCAAGAGACGTTACAAGGGCAAAGAAGACACTGGTCATGTGATACAGCAATGA
- the LOC136242781 gene encoding eukaryotic translation initiation factor 4 gamma 3-like: MSGGRFNRPRGGGQNPRIPQLNYHMMNSMSQTRPGLIPHQVHQQQYVPGQMYMHQQPPTGLSYAGAAGFNTTFPQYQPAPQQQQQQLLRQFQPPATHNPYAQQPTQIMPMNPAAGGMTILDASMLQGTTPPNISYMTHHQSIQQPVSTGSQQIQTAKAPSKAIKIVNPNTMKEVDTTNLNVNKATSSPVSSARSTPKPESEQQVLEQFKQTVQGVMSTTNDDVTSTQPTPPIATVTPLMSGHDVTTTVVADSSTDLASTTSTDEKPKPSITPPVSDVSHPLTSESVHQKKFVSEVAVTKDTASSEMIAKEEGEVVSEELTNVSDTSKSSEAQVEQSQPPPEASKKPLLPEQQKVEVNSSSVSHEDSKGEETEEVNQPDIKMDIKEVDDTLSEQKSIVYKPDGVELTGLQQQGVAENMEGVAEEDKGDPLTSDVPPSSEGKQHAIEKVLVPLVQMESGGDEPEEGNKDLPVAEEKAAKEDNVAEPLVTTEQVLDDDKVVDDKVIDDEVIDDKVIDDKVMDDNDDNSDHEEDKEKLDHPASPSEVAKGDGEDVATDNTMINGDDREEGEIDDDDDDDDDDSSKQYSRNFLLSLQFLDQCKQRPPNLQNAEYIRKEQMKQSEMRFDGPPGYYTDYRGRRGSHQVPKGGRKIDLPTKEPVELRKAEHRWVRPQVAVVEDNGDEQEKETQELFRKFVSILNKLTPQKFETLANQALQLPIDTEDRLKGCIDRIFSKALEEPNFSVAYAQLCRVLSKVSVEVGTGSEAKKKTFRSILLTKCQQEFEKDKESDDALSVLRKKAEEAAAPEEKKQLEDVLEETEYRVRHKYLGNIKFIGELFKIKMLSEGIMHECIRRLLQHTSDEEALECFSKLMFTIGKDLDHEKGHGLIQQYMDRVDLIIKAGKISSRIKFFLQDVVELRNCNWVPRRENNNPKKIDQIHEEAKQEEAEKQRQLAVHSAGPHMGGRQMSKGSIDFGRKGGKDAGGKMGGDWQLGGDKDKKSIPNQQAPKLDSTKFRNLATKVPTAGQFSLAPSNKMMSMRPGGGGGVEKSSRQESTKKPSRSSGSKRSDNRGSISAGSAATSGQMGGPRRSHSGPDKHRERQAALELASNMSRPGSSSSNSSKGPESKTVSVLKRPAPDTLSEEEVEKKASSLIAEFCQNVDYQAAVEEVKDLKSPGKHHRLVCQVINDVLEKSNKARTDTGKLFHKLVKEEVVQKEKFVAGFTEVLEVAEDIEIDVPKIWQYLGEIVVPVIEDGTISLDILTKAPSSVIESGKAALLLAEVLKLSEKIMGGGHASTMWTKSSVSYSNFRISNVEEFKRKHGLQFLPDVASSLVADVKRLTELLKSRDNTNTEIMQCIEKEHPESKECSLVFIRELLGTSMFHAVIEGSGSSARYNEELFDSRMVIVTKYVKPQNDSQHQRQVEFLCAMQMVLHDLEQPAGLATAVCKKLSETGIFEDAAFFRWRESAAGIVGHGATMVALKDFYEWLDSTPVESDYSQ; encoded by the exons ATGAGTGGTGGCAGGTTCAACAGGCCCAGAGGAGGGGGCCAGAATCCAAGGATACCACAATT AAACTACCATATGATGAATTCGATGTCTCAGACACGACCAGGACTGATTCCTCACCAAGTACATCAG CAACAGTATGTGCCCGGTCAAATGTATATGCATCAACAACCACCTACGGGATTATCGTATGCTGGAGCCGCAGGCTTTAATACTACATTCCCACAATACCAACCAGCTccacagcagcagcaacagcagctgTTGAGGCAGTTTCAGCCACCCGCAACCCACAACCCTTATGCTCAACAGCCAACACAGATTATGCCAATGAATCCGGCAGCAGGGGGTATGACTATATTAGATGCATCAATGCTTCAAGGCACTACGCCACCCAACATATCGTACATGACCCACCATCAATCAATCCAGCAGCCAGTTTCAACAGGAAGTCAACAAATTCAAACAGCGAAGGCACCTTCGAAGGCTATTAAGATTGTTAACCCTAACACTATGAAGGAAGTGGACACAACAAACTTGAATGTAAATAAAGCGACATCATCGCCTGTGTCGTCAGCAAGGTCGACACCTAAACCAGAGTCAGAACAACAAGTTCTAGAACAGTTTAAGCAGACTGTCCAGGGCGTTATGTCAACGACAAACGATGATGTTACTTCTACCCAACCAACTCCTCCCATTGCTACAGTAACACCACTAATGTCAGGACATGATGTCACCACTACGGTAGTGGCTGACAGTAGCACTGATTTAGCAAGTACAACTTCAACGGATGAGAAACCAAAACCCTCAATTACTCCACCTGTCAGTGATGTTTCACATCCATTGACTAGTGAAAGTGTGCATCAAAAGAAATTCGTAAGTGAGGTAGCTGTGACAAAGGACACTGCTAGTAGTGAAATGATTGCAAAAGAAGAAGGTGAGGTTGTGTCAGAAGAATTGACAAATGTGTCTGACACTTCAAAGAGTAGTGAGGCACAGGTGGAACAATCCCAGCCACCCCCTGAAGCAAGTAAAAAACCATTGTTACCAGAGCAACAGAAAGTAGAAGTTAATAGTAGTAGTGTTAGTCATGAAGATAGTAAAGGAGAAGAGACTGAGGAAGTAAACCAACCAGACATTAAAATGGATATTAAAGAGGTAGATGATACGTTGAGTGAGCAAAAGAGTATAGTTTACAAACCTGATGGTGTGGAATTGACTGGATTACAGCAGCAAGGAGTTGCAGAGAATATGGAGGGTGTGGCTGAAGAGGATAAAGGAGACCCCTTAACTTCAGATGTCCCACCAAGTTCAGAGGGTAAGCAACATGCCATTGAAAAGGTGCTGGTACCATTGGTTCAAATGGAATCTGGTGGAGATGAGCCTGAAGAAGGTAACAAAGACCTGCCAGTTGCAGAAGAAAAGGCAGCCAAAGAGGACAACG TGGCGGAGCCATTGGTGACCACAGAGCAGGTGTTAGATGATGACAAAGTGGTAGATGACAAAGTGATAGATGACGAAGTGATAGATGACAAAGTGATAGATGACAAAGTGATGGATGACAATGATGATAATAGTGACCACGAGGAGGACAAGGAGAAACTGGATCATCCAGCATCACCTTCAGAGGTTGCAAAAGGCGATGGTGAGGATGTTGCTACTGACAACACGATGATTAATGGTGATGATCGGGAGGAGGGGgaaattgatgatgatgatgatgatgatgatgatgatagcaGTAAACAATATTCCCGAAACTTTCTCTTATCCCTGCAGTTTCTGGACCAGTGTAAACAACGTCCTCCCAACCTTCAGAATGCAGAGTACATCAGGAAG GAGCAAATGAAACAATCAGAGATGAGGTTTGATGGTCCTCCAGGGTATTATACTGACTATAGAGGGAGGCGAGGATCTCACCAAGTACCAAAGGGTGGGAGGAAAATAGACCTTCCTACAAAGGAGCCAGTTGAACTAAGAAAGGCTGAGCATCGTTGGGTGAGACCTCAAGTGGCAGTGGTAGAGGATAATGGTGATGAGCAAGAAAAGGAGACACAG GAATTGTTTAGAAAGTTTGTCAGCATCCTGAACAAGTTGACACCTCAGAAATTTGAGACACTTGCTAACCAAGCACTGCAGTTGCCCATTGACACAGAAGATCGTCTCAAAGGCTGTATTGATAGGATATTCAGTAAA GCATTAGAAGAGCCAAACTTTAGTGTGGCATATGCTCAACTGTGCCGGGTGTTATCCAAGGTCTCTGTTGAGGTGGGGACTGGATCTGAAGCTAAGAAGAAAACCTTCCGTAGTATTTTACTTACCAAATGTCAACAAGAGTTTGAGAAGGATAAAGAGTCAGATGATGCTCTAAGTGTGCTGAGGAAGAAGGCCGAGGAAGCTGCTGCTCCAGAGGAGAAGAAACAATTAGAAGATGTATTGGAAGAGACGGAATATCGTGTTCGCCACAAGTATTTAGGAAATATCAAGTTCATTGGAGAATTGTTCAAAATTAAG ATGTTGTCTGAGGGAATAATGCATGAATGTATTAGAAGACTGCTACAACACACCAGTGATGAAGAAGCATTGGAATGTTTTTCCAAACTGATGTTCACCATTGGTAAAGATCTGGACCATGAGAAAGGACAT GGTCTAATACAACAGTACATGGATAGAGTAGACTTGATCATCAAAGCCGGAAAAATTTCGTCTCGGATAAAGTTCTTTTTGCAAGACGTTGTGGAGCTAAgaaat TGCAACTGGGTACCAAGAAGAGAGAATAACAATCCTAAGAAGATAGACCAAATACACGAGGAGGCTAAACAAGAAGAGGCTGAGAAGCAGCGTCAATTGGCGGTCCATTCTGCTGGTCCCCACATGGGAGGTCGGCAAATGTCCAAGGGATCAATAGACTTTGGGAGGAAGGGTGGCAAGGATGCTGGTGGGAAGATGGGTGGTGACTGGCAACTTGGTGGAGACAAGGACAAGAAGTCAATCCCCAACCAACAGGCACCAAAACTGGACAGTACCAAGTTTAGAAATCTTGCAACAAAAGTGCCTACA GCTGGCCAGTTCAGTTTAGCTCCTAGTAACAAAATGATGAGTATGAGACCTGGAGGAGGAGGAGGTGTAGAGAA GAGCAGTAGACAAGAGTCAACTAAGAAGCCATCCAG GTCTAGTGGTAGTAAGAGGTCGGACAATCGAGGTAGTATTAGTGCTGGTTCTGCTGCAACCTCTGGACAAATGGGAGGTCCACGGCGGTCCCACTCTGGCCCTGATAAACACCGAGAGAGACAAGCAGCTCTTGAACTAGCCAGCAATATGTCCCGGCCTGGTAGTAGCAGTAGCAACAGCAGTAAGGGGCCTGAGAGCAAGACTGTGAGTGTGTTGAAGAGACCAGCCCCTGATACCCTTAGTGAAGAAGAAGTAGAAAAGAAAGCATCATCGTTGATTGCTGAATTTTGTCAAAATGTAGACTATCAG GCAGCAGTAGAGGAAGTGAAGGATTTGAAGTCACCAGGGAAACACCATAGACTGGTGTGTCAGGTCATCAATGATGTGTTGGAGAAGTCAAACAAGGCAAGAACAGACACTGGCAAACTGTTCCATAAACTTGTCAAGGAGGAAGTTGTACAAAAGGAGAAATTTGTGGCTGG GTTTACTGAAGTGTTGGAAGTTGCTGAAGACATTGAAATAGATGTTCCCAAGATCTGGCAGTACCTTGGTGAAATAGTTGTTCCTGTTATTGAAGATGGTACCATCTCACTGGACATCCTTACTAAGGCACCCAGCAGTGTCATAGAGTCTGGTAAAGCAGCACTACTGCTAGCTGAAGTGTTGAAACTATCAGAAAAGATCATG GGTGGTGGTCATGCGAGTACAATGTGGACCAAGTCAAGTGTCAGTTACAGCAATTTTAGAATATCTAATGTAGAAGAGTTTAAGAGAAAACAT ggGCTGCAGTTCCTACCGGATGTGGCCAGTTCTCTAGTTGCTGATGTGAAACGATTAACAGAATTATTAAAGTCAAGAGATAACACAAATACAGAAATTATGCAGTGTATTGAA AAAGAACATCCTGAATCAAAAGAATGTAGTTTAGTATTTATCAGAGAATTACTAGGGACATCAATGTTCCATGCAGTAATTGAAG GTTCTGGTAGTAGTGCTAGGTACAATGAAGAATTGTTTGACTCCAGAATGGTCATAGTAACAAAGTATGTTAAACCACAAAATGACAGTCAACATCAGAGACAAGTGGAGTTCCTATGTGCCATGCAAATGGTCCTACACGACCTTGAACAACCAGCAG GTCTAGCTACTGCTGTTTGTAAGAAGTTATCAGAAACAGGAATATTTGAAGATGCTGCATTCTTCAGATGGAGAGAATCAGCAGCTGGAATTGTAGGGCATGGAGCAACAATGGTGGCCCTGAAAGATTTTTATGAATGGCTGGATAGCACTCCAGTGGAAAGTGACTATTCACAATAA
- the LOC136242786 gene encoding tumor protein p63-regulated gene 1-like protein — protein MMASELESDVGPQDTAPQDTAASSDNPPPVVITLPEDQPVLYRVSTDVEYTSRFVKDADERLIKLTSKIPESEQYFALKDNMMEAAVVAIKARLGDRDANLKGPWVLTEIDHWDFEKERLVAISDHNIVSTWYNFRYGQVEEIKLIPLKFITEVLVGKFTYPSMALVWANRGNGLKITFQGNEPGFLERWNPFSIQMPYLIFESHVLARRQVITDDKRLQLDDFLDVLKQSLQTVGSQVAVKEGNIQLNTYCNVWGMIYNQSRMGFHKKRGAMDK, from the exons ATGATGGCTAGCGAGTTGGAGAGTGACGTTGGCCCTCAGGACACTGCCCCTCAGGACACTGCTGCTTCGTCTGACAATCCTCCGCCAGTCGTGATCACTTTACCCGAAGACCAGCCAGTTCTTTATCGCGTATCTACGGACGTTGAGTATACCTCTCGATTTGTTAAAGATGCTGACGAGCGGCTCATAAAGCTAACGAGTAAAATTCCGGAATCAGAACAATATTTTGCTCTAAAG GATAATATGATGGAAGCTGCTGTGGTTGCAATTAAGGCACGACTGGGTGATAGGGATGCCAATTTGAAAGGACCATGGGTGCTAACAGA AATAGACCACTGGGACTTTGAGAAGGAACGGCTGGTAGCCATCAGTGATCACAACATTGTCTCAACCTGGTACAACTTCCGTTACGGTCAAGTGGAAGAAATCAAACTAATACCACTGAAGTTCATCACAGAAGTGTTGGTGGGTAAATTCACTTACCCCTCAATGGCATTAGTCTG GGCGAATAGAGGCAACGGTCTCAAGATCACCTTCCAGGGCAACGAGCCAGGTTTCTTGGAACGATGGAATCCATTTAGTATACAAATGCCATACCTTATTTTTGAATCTCACGTGTTAGCAAGACGTCAAGTGATCACTGATGATAAACGACTGCAACTAGATGACTTTTTAGATGTACTCAAACAATCCTTACAGACTGTTGGATCACAAGTGGCCGTCAAGGAAGGAAATATCCAATTGAACACGTACTGTAACGTATGGGGAATGATTTACAACCAGAGTAGAATGGGTTTCCACAAGAAGAGAGGAGCCATGGACAAATGA